A genomic stretch from Telopea speciosissima isolate NSW1024214 ecotype Mountain lineage chromosome 7, Tspe_v1, whole genome shotgun sequence includes:
- the LOC122668802 gene encoding ADP,ATP carrier protein 1, mitochondrial-like isoform X1, with protein MHLTSQDMADWPPHPSVVQKFGSQFNLHSCYSQDVQTQNSILQKKNASHERRFTYGNYRNGSLQNPLMKMQGMHMHRRDLSTTLTSMSPVMMVQAPAEKGAAGFIIDFLMGGVSAAVSKTAAAPIERVKLLIQNQDEMIKAGRLSEPYKGIGECFGRTIKEEGFGSLWRGNTANVIRYFPTQALNFAFKDYFKRMFNFKKDRDGYWKWFAGNLASGGAAGASSLFFVYSLDYARTRLANDSKAAKKGGERQFNGLVDVYKKTMKTDGIAGLYRGFNISCVGIIVYRGLYFGMYDSLKPVLLTGKLQDSFFASFALGWVITNGAGLASYPIDTVRRRMMMTSGEAVKYSSSMDAFSQILKNEGAKSLFKGAGANILRAVAGAGVLAGYDKLQVIVFGKKYGSGGG; from the exons GCATTTGACATCACAAGACATGGCGGATTGGCCTCCCCACCCATCTGTTGTTCAGAAATTTGGTAGTCAATTCAATCTCCATTCCTGCTATTCTCAAGATGTGCAGACCCAGAACAGTATCTTACAAAAAAAGAATGCTTCTCATGAGAGACGCTTCACTTATGGAAATTACAGAAATGGTTCCCTTCAGAATCCATTGATGAAGATGCAGGGAATGCATATGCATAGGCGTGATCTGTCTACAACACTGACTTCCATGTCACCCGTCATGATGGTCCAAGCACCTGCAGAGAAAGGAGCAGCAGGTTTCATTATTGACTTCCTGATGGGTGGAGTCTCAGCAGCTGTATCCAAAACAGCTGCTGCTCCTATTGAACGTGTGAAGCTTTTGATTCAGAACCAAGATGAGATGATCAAGGCTGGTAGACTCTCTGAACCTTACAAGGGAATTGGAGAATGTTTTGGTcggacaataaaggaggaaggatTTGGCTCATTATGGAGAGGAAACACAGCTAATGTCATCCGCTACTTCCCCACTCAG GCCTTAAACTTTGCATTCAAGGATTACTTCAAGCGTATGTTTAACTTCAAGAAGGACAGAGATGGGTATTGGAAATGGTTTGCTGGAAACTTAGCTTCAGGTGGTGCTGCTGGtgcttcttccctcttctttgtCTACTCCTTGGATTATGCTCGAACCCGTCTGGCTAATGATTCAAAGGCAGCAAAGAAGGGAGGAGAAAGGCAATTCAATGGTTTGGTTGATGTATACAAGAAAACAATGAAGACTGATGGGATTGCTGGTCTCTACCGTGGCTTCAACATTTCCTGTGTGGGAATCATAGTTTATCGCGGTCTCTATTTTGGAATGTATGATTCTCTCAAGCCAGTGTTGCTGACTGGAAAACTTCAG GATAGTTTCTTTGCGAGTTTCGCGTTAGGTTGGGTGATAACAAATGGAGCAGGGCTTGCATCCTACCCAATTGATACTGTTCGTAGAAGAATGATGATGACTTCTGGTGAAGCAGTCAAATACAGTAGCTCCATGGATGCATTCTCACAGATTCTAAAGAATGAAGGAGCAAAATCTTTGTTTAAGGGTGCCGGTGCCAACATCCTACGTGCAGTTGCAGGTGCTGGTGTGCTTGCTGGCTATGATAAATTGCAGGTGATAGTTTTTGGAAAGAAGTATGGATCTGGTGGCGGCTAA
- the LOC122668802 gene encoding ADP,ATP carrier protein 1, mitochondrial-like isoform X2 — MHLTSQDMADWPPHPSVVQKFGSQFNLHSCYSQDVQTQNSILQKKNASHERRFTYGNYRNGSLQNPLMKMQGMHMHRRDLSTTLTSMSPVMMVQAPAEKGAAGFIIDFLMGGVSAAVSKTAAAPIERVKLLIQNQDEMIKAGRLSEPYKGIGECFGRTIKEEGFGSLWRGNTANVIRYFPTQALNFAFKDYFKRMFNFKKDRDGYWKWFAGNLASGGAAGASSLFFVYSLDYARTRLANDSKAAKKGGERQFNGLVDVYKKTMKTDGIAGLYRGFNISCVGIIVYRGLYFGMYDSLKPVLLTGKLQDSFFASFALGWVITNGAGLASYPIDTVRRRMMMTSGEAVKYSSSMDAFSQILKNEGAKSLFKGAGANILRAVAGAGVLAGYDKLQVIVFGKKYGSGGG; from the exons GCATTTGACATCACAAGACATGGCGGATTGGCCTCCCCACCCATCTGTTGTTCAGAAATTTGGTAGTCAATTCAATCTCCATTCCTGCTATTCTCAAGATGTGCAGACCCAGAACAGTATCTTACAAAAAAAGAATGCTTCTCATGAGAGACGCTTCACTTATGGAAATTACAGAAATGGTTCCCTTCAGAATCCATTGATGAAGATGCAGGGAATGCATATGCATAGGCGTGATCTGTCTACAACACTGACTTCCATGTCACCCGTCATGATGGTCCAAGCACCTGCAGAGAAAGGAGCAGCAGGTTTCATTATTGACTTCCTGATGGGTGGAGTCTCAGCAGCTGTATCCAAAACAGCTGCTGCTCCTATTGAACGTGTGAAGCTTTTGATTCAGAACCAAGATGAGATGATCAAGGCTGGTAGACTCTCTGAACCTTACAAGGGAATTGGAGAATGTTTTGGTcggacaataaaggaggaaggatTTGGCTCATTATGGAGAGGAAACACAGCTAATGTCATCCGCTACTTCCCCACTCAG GCCTTAAACTTTGCATTCAAGGATTACTTCAAGCGTATGTTTAACTTCAAGAAGGACAGAGATGGGTATTGGAAATGGTTTGCTGGAAACTTAGCTTCAGGTGGTGCTGCTGGtgcttcttccctcttctttgtCTACTCCTTGGATTATGCTCGAACCCGTCTGGCTAATGATTCAAAGGCAGCAAAGAAGGGAGGAGAAAGGCAATTCAATGGTTTGGTTGATGTATACAAGAAAACAATGAAGACTGATGGGATTGCTGGTCTCTACCGTGGCTTCAACATTTCCTGTGTGGGAATCATAGTTTATCGCGGTCTCTATTTTGGAATGTATGATTCTCTCAAGCCAGTGTTGCTGACTGGAAAAC TTCAGGATAGTTTCTTTGCGAGTTTCGCGTTAGGTTGGGTGATAACAAATGGAGCAGGGCTTGCATCCTACCCAATTGATACTGTTCGTAGAAGAATGATGATGACTTCTGGTGAAGCAGTCAAATACAGTAGCTCCATGGATGCATTCTCACAGATTCTAAAGAATGAAGGAGCAAAATCTTTGTTTAAGGGTGCCGGTGCCAACATCCTACGTGCAGTTGCAGGTGCTGGTGTGCTTGCTGGCTATGATAAATTGCAGGTGATAGTTTTTGGAAAGAAGTATGGATCTGGTGGCGGCTAA